From the genome of Anopheles funestus chromosome 2RL, idAnoFuneDA-416_04, whole genome shotgun sequence:
tgttggatGTTGGTATGTCTTTCAATTGCATTGATGATTGCATAGTTAGCAGCAGTTCTTTATGATCGTATTTGATCACGcttattttctaaaaatcaaccaaattcTCACCTCTCCATGATGTGCTGTAGTAGTGTTTAATGCATGCTTAATCGATTATCATAGACTAACCTGCCGCATTTAACGGATTTTTATTACCTTTCCTTTTATATCTTTACCTATTCTAAGCTATTGATGGAAAACATAATTCTGCTGCATTGCACTTCACATTACATTAGTATTTCCAACAAATATCAGCATTAATAGTATCATTTAACGAAAACATTGCAGTAGTTTTCCATACGTCACACAGCTTCATAAAATATCggttaacaaataaaattcttttacAGAACGATATATCGTTGGGAAAACCTTCGATGAAAGAAAAGTGAACAGGTATATCATCTGCTGCAGTGACGGTTATGAAACCTTTCTGTAACGCACTAATGTGTAGAAATTCGGTTCTGTTTATAAACGTGTTGATGTTTTCTGCACGATATGTTGCAACAGGGATTACATTCAAACTGTGTCACCCGCACTATCACTATTTGGCCTCTGCTTTAACCGATTTGTTACCGGACGAAGCGGTTTTCTTCTGTAAACTACGATATTCCTCGAAAAGATGCTTCATATCTGCCAAAGCGCGACATATTTCCTGCGCAAATCTTTCCGAACtctaaaatgtaaaataaaggaAGGGAGAGTTAATAAGTTTCGGCACAGTCATACGTAATAAAAAACGTATTTCAGCGATCATTACCGTTGTTCCACATGATTTCTTGGACGATATATGGAAGAAGATCAGATCCTCTCCGGCCACAATGTACGACACACCATACCCATCATCAGCAACGGGGCCAAAGCCGCCACCCGCACTGATGCAATTTGGATGCTTCTTCAGGTCCATTTTGGACGTTTGCCCGTGCGGCGTTTGACTAGTTGATAATCTCCATGGTTCACTCAACACTTCCTGAAGGAAGGGCGAGTCGATTTCCAGATATTTGGACACGACATACAAACAGAACAAGTGCCGATCAATTCCTTTGCCACACATTGCGTCCTGGTAGCCCAGCTGGTGCCGTTCGCAGGCCGCATTCAACAACCGGACACGTTCTTCAACCTGTCTCAACAATAGTGAAAAAGATAGTGTGAACAATCAATAGCTAAATACTGAGCAGCATAGTTTCAAACCACTTACCGCAACATCCTTATCAAGCATTGCTTTCACCCATGCGGCAGATTCGATCGTGCATGGACGAACCGTTTCCGTGCGACCTTCGCGGAACAGCCGAGTCATAGATGCTTCGTAAGTGAGGGAAAACTTGCCAGCATCACGATAGTATGCCAGCTGGAGCGCCATTTGGATAAAGGCATCCGGAGAAAGGCGGCAAGTCTTCATCAATCCCTTACCGTACGCATCGTGTACCAGAATCCGCAAATCCACATCCTATTTTGTAGGAAAACAATAGAATAATTACAATTCATGTACTAGTTAACGCAAACAACGATCTTACATTCAACAGCTTTTGGGAAGCAATGTGCGCCTCATCTATAGCGTCCAGCGCTACTCTATCGTTCAGGTCCCATGCTAAACGTTTAGGAGTCGGTGGTTCGAACTCAGGAATGCCGGCAGTGTTGCCATTTTCGTCATATCTATTGCACCCGATGTTTGTGATCGATgtgtaaaaattataaaacagaaTGAACATATTTAGTAATGTTTGAAGATAAAATGGAACATTTCGGGTGTTAGCTCGCTTCGTGTAAATTAGCATGCAACGGTTACTACTGGTATAGCCAACTATCGAAAGAAGCTTGTCTAAAACTAAGTTACTTGattatttgagtaaagaaGGAAGCAGTTACTAGCTCAGCTGTGTATATTTTAGTAAATAAGAATTATCTCATGAAGTGCATggagtgcaattttttttgtttggattaATTTTGCAACCAACAATTGTGCATTGTAATATTCCTCCTGCTAACTGCCAAGCAAAATGTGTTCAAACATGTTTCATTCGTTCACCAATGCAACTAAGACCATAAAAAACATATcctaaataattaattcaaagAACATTCTGAAACAGCTGTGCACAAatgcaatttgttttactaaatacaaaacattacaacTTGCTTTCAAATTTTCCGCCGATCCATACAGCAGTTTCGATGGAATGTTAGGCAAATTAGTTGGGTTAGAATGCATGCTTCATTCATGCTACACACAACAGTGTAGAACGTTTTAGAGTTTGTTTTACAGTCGTCAGTGTTTGTTTGGATTTGGACAGGATGGTCCTTATATTAAAACCGTTACCGTTTATTGGTTGCCTCTTCAGCGACAATATTTTCCCAAACATGTGCCATAACAGGTGCATCAGCCCTGGTGGAAAACAGAAGTCAGGAgaacagtagtagtagttatACGTATAGTTTGGAAAAGTTAACATGAGATGATGTTGGTTGGAAATGCATTATTTATCGAACGATGAAGAGAATACAGTACGTACAGACACGTCAAATAGAAAGTTGGTCATGTTATATACAGTTTGGAGTGACTTGGAAAGATACTTTCAGAAAAATATCTTCCaaaaaagatgtaaaaaaaagcatccctACGGTACATTTTCCcaactgtttttttgtccCTGGTGCAGCACAATATACCACTCATAGTCTTTCGCAACATTCTTCTTGTAGAATAACAACCAGCTCTATATGGAACCAAATGCAGAAACTAAAGCATAATGTGAATCTATTTACAACGACACAGTGAGTTTGATCCATTATTATCACAAccttaaaccaaaaaaaaaaaacagtagctATCACCATTTTCATTCTGAGCAGTACGTGCGATCGTTCCGCAAGGAACACATCTCCGAATAATGTAGCCTTTAAAGCAAGACCGTGGTGTAATCACTATGTACATAAGCAAAAcaggaagaaaagcaaaagttttttataaaatggcATTGTACACTTTACCGCTGCTCAGTTTCTCCCATGATCAACATTTCCCAAATGTGCGACATAACGGCTGCATCCGCCCTGTGTAAGTGTACGATGACGAAACGGGTACGATCGAGGATTCATATGAAGAGGAATAATGATGAGATAGCGGATCGAATCGTATCACATGTATATGTTCAACATGGTTTGAAACAGTTCGACACGAATTACATTTGTGTATCGTGAATATGATGCCCCCCGAATAAGCAATTTGATGGtggattttcaattttcgatGTGGACGTTGCACGACGAGTTGGTAAATCATTGttgatgtatgttttttttttttacaaaaatgaaatttaaaagaaaaataaagaaattcaTGAAACATTTTGTGGCTCATTTGGATGCTACACGATCGCTGCAAAATGGTAATGAAAATAGTGAAACGTTCACGATGTTTTGTTCTGCTTCGCACTGTTGTCACCACGGGGATTTTGAACGAATCCAACGATGAAAACAAGACGGACAAGATGTGTATCTTGTTGATACGATAGCATCCATTACAGTGAACTGCCAATGTGTGGAAATCTGTGAAGGTAAGTGAtactgaaaagaaaacatcaaccAACTTACCACGTATGTTCCGCATTGAATCCGATCTATAAATGTAACAGAGATACATAATCAGTacgttattttaaaaaagaacataatTTCATTATCACAATATGCCTACCCTTCCGTTGCTACCAACACACACGGTAAAACTCTTGTCGAACCAACGATCGTGTCCATTGCCGTGCAACAAGTATCGTCCAAATTGGTCCAACTTTTCCGGATGTGCCAAATCAAATTCGAATGGTTTCTCATCGAGAGACAGCACGAACGCGGCACTTTCGACTGTGTGCAGCGATGTGCGGTTTACACCTTTTGCAAACACCGTTTGCCTAATCTGGGCCCATTTTGTACGATCTCCAGCAGTCAACGACGCCAACAATTCTTCACCAGGCTGAGGTTTTTCCGCACCCTGTTGCAAGATGAATTCGATCTGAATTTGCAACTCGCACGGACGCAAAATTCGACCATTGTGATAGATGATAACTTTGTAGTAACAGCCACGATACAGGACGACGATGTGGTTCGAATCTTGATAGTGAATGATCTTATCGCTCTCTACACCGGGAGCACGTACGGTGTTGAAGATACGCTCATACTGCCACGAACACAAAGGCACCAAACCTTGCACTAGAATCTGCAAATATCAATGAATTATTGCGTTAAGGTACGTAGGAACACCTTCTTCAAACTGTTTGCCTGCTTACCGGCTCGAGTTCCTGGCGTTCAACAGTACGGCGGAACTGTAGCAACAAATTTACCACACTGGCGGCACGCGCACTCTGTACTTTGGTTGGATGCATGAAAATGGCATCGATACCGTAAAAGTTGCTATTTACCATCAGTGCGCCACGTCCACGCAGATAGACGTACTCTTCCCACCAATCGGATACATAGTTAGTGGACCACCAACTCTTGAGGAACAGATATCGTTGTAATTTTGTCGAGATGCCTAGCTGGAATTCTTTCGCCAGCCGTTCCATACGGTTGTAGTTCGTATCATCCAACAGTGGACGCACGGACCGAAGGTAGCGGGTCATCGTATCTTGCACGCTTGGCAACGGTAGCCTTGGGAGCGATCCTTGGAAGCTGTACAGTCCTGGCTTATTCCAGGTGGCAAGTATTTTCACGAACAATCCCCACATTCTTGtctggtgatgatggtgatggcatACAATGGAATGACGCACATTAGAAAACGGTATAACGAACTTCGCGCCACAATCATACAGTGCTTGTATGGTACATTACCTCCAAGGAAACTCTGCTACCCGGTGCACGTTTTTCATACATCCACCCTTTGTACATCAGCAACAGTTTTAGCGAGTAACGCATTGTGTAGCAAATTGATAACCAAACTACCAACCCGGCTAGTGAACATGCCGTCAACTGCCATTGCAGTGAATTGCTAGAATAATAGAATGATAATGTTAATGTTATTCAATACATCCATCGTTTGCTGCACAATTTGCTTACCCTGGTAAAATTGATAACCATTTGGCTACCAGATCGAACGGAACGTGTCGTTGTGTAAAATGTAATCCTATCGCGATTGCTATCACCAGCCACAAACTTTGCAGATGAGCCGGATAAACACCGTTGCGTACTCCTGTCTGTAAATGTGAATAATGGTATGCATTAATGAGACAACTTCCAAACCAAAATCATGCCATCCGATCACTTACCCGGAATCGAGCCAATCGTTTCTTCCAGGATCGGACACCCGACTGCCAAACAAGATCCAAGACCTCACGATCGTAATTGATGTCCCATCCTTCGTGGGTGATTGAGAAGGAAAAAGCAACAGCTGAATGTGCTTCAGCCATTGCACCGGCTTACAACGTTACcggtacaaataaaacaatatccgGTCACACTTTGCAGTGCGTTTATTTTGAGCAACTTCCGTCTATAACTCAACCTTTAGTGCAGTCAGGGTACGATTCGTTATAGTTGCTCCCTTCGCTATTCAATCACAACCGTTCACAACCCGTTGTACAGTTCAACGATCGCGGTGATAGTGAAGCTGATAAAAATATTCGAAACTCActgtaaaatacaaaaaagaatacaattaACAATACGAAAAGAATAATGCATTACATATCAAAATAGGTCACCGGGCACACTGATTAGGTCCGAGCCACTCACAGGTTTGCTTCCTAAACGCTGTTTATATTGATAACTTTCAGCCCGCGAACAGACAACGTTATCAGTGGGTTAAGAAGGCATGTCGCGGTCGCAGTGCTGACAACCGGTTTCAAGCTAAATAGCATGGAGGAAAACTTACAGTCACGCTGCTGTTGACCATATTCTGATTGCGGTGCAGATTGAAGGTTAATAATGTTTCACACTCATTGTAATCGCAGGTGTAGGGCCCGCAGTGGGAGTGCAACTTTAATAATTGTCTAGGACAGCGCTCGGGGAGGGTTTTTTCCCCTACACAACCACTTGAGCGGTTTGCAACAGTGGCTCAGAGCGTAgggaatatgttttgtttgatcaCGAAAGTGAAATGATTTGTGCTTTTCTAACAATGCTTCAAATCGCTCATTTAATACAAatatcaaacacacaaactttGATTGTTATTATGGTTATTCTGGTTAAATAATAGTAACATTTACCAAGTAGTAagccattttttaatttgtgcaACTAGTGGTTAGGTTTTAGCACTATTGCACTATTAAAAATGAGTTGCAATTCGTTATGTTGTTTTGCGTCACAGTCATTTCCAGCaacattttgtatgttttgaaaTACGAATGACCTTTCTGGGATTTATCAACACTCAGTGATGCTCTTGGCGATACATAACAAGTAGAGATAAGAAATCCACTCCAAGATTACTACACACGAAGTGCTAGCCGCATCGATGATGATAGTAAAGACTTCACGtgattttatattaaactAAAATCTAAAGTGTAATCGTGAGCAGCACGTTTGTTTTATCGTTCTTCGCGTAAACATTGAAAGTGTGTacttaacaaataaaaagtctTTTGATaagagcacaaaacaaaacaaacagcacatcaacaaaaacattcttcGTTGCAATATTACCTGCCGTTGAAAAGTGCGGCCTTCcactgaagaaaaaataacacaataaATAACAATCATGCATGTGACTTTTATCAACATTACATTACGTTTGCAGTTCAACCCACCACTGTGCCCACTAAAGTGTATGTACCACCTGAGAGCATCGAAATCTGTACGACCTGCGTCTCACACGTCGGTAACTTTCGATTCGATTGCAAAATATTCATCACTTCCAACGACCTTGAGCTTCAAGGCGTCTCGAAATGCCTTCTTTCGTTGGTAACTTTGTGAGCAGGCGAACGAACGCACGAACCAACCATCCAATGCCATGGTGTTACGAAATGTCGATACGGTTTGTAGAAACCGGAGCCTCACATTTAACAGCGTATTTGTTTGCGTTTGACATTGAAAGGCCTACCAACATTCGGTAGCTGTGCTGCTGCACAAATTAACACCATATCCGACGTATTTTGGATCAGTGGGAAAACTTCACAGCCACTCGGtatgaagtgtgtgtgtgtgtgtaaaaatcTGGAGAAAACTGTTAACTCCAACACGGTGCATGGACCGGTGGGGGCCGATGCAGTTGTTTCCTCATGCAGCAACAAACCTCTTCTTGCTGGCGCAGTGTAGTGACCAGGTGGATTTCTCGAGTAAAGAGAACTACTATATCATGCACGCCATGCCTAGGGTTGGTTAGAGTTTACTGTAAACTTTCCACTTTCCATTCGGCCTAATACAAACAGTATTGTTTGTTTCAGGAACTGACACACGGAAGAGGTCGCAAGTGCGAAAGGTGAGTGgcatttatttccattttgctaTTAGAGCATACCTATTGGATGAATCTAAATCGATCGTCACATGACCACCATGTGACGACCTGTAACGGTAACACACAAACAGGGTCCAAGCACTTGATCTAATGAGGAAGTAATGCATTCTTACATTTGCGACTATGTTCGCACTGATACGCGTTTGAGACCGGCCTGTACCGTATTGTTAAGTATGGCGACGTGGGGACCTGCACAGCCCTTAAGGTCGTCCAGTTTCGTGTTTCAGGTAGGCAGCACATAAACTCCACCTTTCACCAAAGTCACTCACAGCAATTCGCTTACAGTGTCCAATTTCGGCAGGTATCGATCGCGATCGTAAAGATCGTTTCGGTGAGGTGTGCTCGTTTTAAAACTGCCGTGCTGAAGAAATGGTAGTTCCTCGTAACAGATGGTGAGAAGAGCTCTGTACCATTACCATATTTCGAAACTAAAGTTGCTTAAGCGAAAGATCGAACATCCAAAAGGGCGCGCTGTAACAATCCCGATCGATTGGTACAGCACTCCGTTTTCATATAGTTGATCACAGacgacacaaacacaaagagACAGAGATCGTTTGAAATCCAGCTTATGGTGTGTACGGTTAACTTCCCCACCAAATAACTTTCAATCACAGCACTTGATCACAACACTCGAAGCCCTTTAACTCTGCAGAAGTTAGGTGCATTATAGGTGAAAATCTTGAACAAAGCTTCACACAGATCTTCTGATATATCGCAGCTGTAAGGTTTTAGAAACCTTCAACTATttccaaacacattagccttCAAACAGTATATCATCATAAAGTCAcaatatgaaacaaatgaagaaagaGGTTCACACTACCGTTATCAGCAGCCTTGTACGAGCGATCCAAACACTTCTTTATGCTTGCCACAGCTTCACATGGACGCTTCTGGTGCGTAATGTAATATGGACAACGCAAATCAACGGAACAATCACGAACCGCGCGCAATGACTAGTGACCGTCGACTAATGCTGGGTGCTGCTGGCGAAGTTGTCATGAACCGGAgttcaccaaaaacccgagGAGCAGTAGCGGGAAGGGAAATGCGTCCAGCACGCGCGTGTTCTACGTCACGCACCTTTATGTTTTGGCGTGTTGGTGGTTCG
Proteins encoded in this window:
- the LOC125766638 gene encoding carnitine O-palmitoyltransferase 1, liver isoform isoform X1, with the translated sequence MAEAHSAVAFSFSITHEGWDINYDREVLDLVWQSGVRSWKKRLARFRTGVRNGVYPAHLQSLWLVIAIAIGLHFTQRHVPFDLVAKWLSILPGNSLQWQLTACSLAGLVVWLSICYTMRYSLKLLLMYKGWMYEKRAPGSRVSLETRMWGLFVKILATWNKPGLYSFQGSLPRLPLPSVQDTMTRYLRSVRPLLDDTNYNRMERLAKEFQLGISTKLQRYLFLKSWWSTNYVSDWWEEYVYLRGRGALMVNSNFYGIDAIFMHPTKVQSARAASVVNLLLQFRRTVERQELEPILVQGLVPLCSWQYERIFNTVRAPGVESDKIIHYQDSNHIVVLYRGCYYKVIIYHNGRILRPCELQIQIEFILQQGAEKPQPGEELLASLTAGDRTKWAQIRQTVFAKGVNRTSLHTVESAAFVLSLDEKPFEFDLAHPEKLDQFGRYLLHGNGHDRWFDKSFTVCVGSNGRIGFNAEHTWADAPVMAHVWENIVAEEATNKRYDENGNTAGIPEFEPPTPKRLAWDLNDRVALDAIDEAHIASQKLLNDVDLRILVHDAYGKGLMKTCRLSPDAFIQMALQLAYYRDAGKFSLTYEASMTRLFREGRTETVRPCTIESAAWVKAMLDKDVAVEERVRLLNAACERHQLGYQDAMCGKGIDRHLFCLYVVSKYLEIDSPFLQEVLSEPWRLSTSQTPHGQTSKMDLKKHPNCISAGGGFGPVADDGYGVSYIVAGEDLIFFHISSKKSCGTTSSERFAQEICRALADMKHLFEEYRSLQKKTASSGNKSVKAEAK
- the LOC125766638 gene encoding carnitine O-palmitoyltransferase 1, liver isoform isoform X2: MAEAHSAVAFSFSITHEGWDINYDREVLDLVWQSGVRSWKKRLARFRTGVRNGVYPAHLQSLWLVIAIAIGLHFTQRHVPFDLVAKWLSILPGNSLQWQLTACSLAGLVVWLSICYTMRYSLKLLLMYKGWMYEKRAPGSRVSLETRMWGLFVKILATWNKPGLYSFQGSLPRLPLPSVQDTMTRYLRSVRPLLDDTNYNRMERLAKEFQLGISTKLQRYLFLKSWWSTNYVSDWWEEYVYLRGRGALMVNSNFYGIDAIFMHPTKVQSARAASVVNLLLQFRRTVERQELEPILVQGLVPLCSWQYERIFNTVRAPGVESDKIIHYQDSNHIVVLYRGCYYKVIIYHNGRILRPCELQIQIEFILQQGAEKPQPGEELLASLTAGDRTKWAQIRQTVFAKGVNRTSLHTVESAAFVLSLDEKPFEFDLAHPEKLDQFGRYLLHGNGHDRWFDKSFTVCVGSNGRIGFNAEHTWADAAVMSHIWEMLIMGETEQRYDENGNTAGIPEFEPPTPKRLAWDLNDRVALDAIDEAHIASQKLLNDVDLRILVHDAYGKGLMKTCRLSPDAFIQMALQLAYYRDAGKFSLTYEASMTRLFREGRTETVRPCTIESAAWVKAMLDKDVAVEERVRLLNAACERHQLGYQDAMCGKGIDRHLFCLYVVSKYLEIDSPFLQEVLSEPWRLSTSQTPHGQTSKMDLKKHPNCISAGGGFGPVADDGYGVSYIVAGEDLIFFHISSKKSCGTTSSERFAQEICRALADMKHLFEEYRSLQKKTASSGNKSVKAEAK
- the LOC125766638 gene encoding carnitine O-palmitoyltransferase 1, liver isoform isoform X3 translates to MAEAHSAVAFSFSITHEGWDINYDREVLDLVWQSGVRSWKKRLARFRTGVRNGVYPAHLQSLWLVIAIAIGLHFTQRHVPFDLVAKWLSILPGNSLQWQLTACSLAGLVVWLSICYTMRYSLKLLLMYKGWMYEKRAPGSRVSLETRMWGLFVKILATWNKPGLYSFQGSLPRLPLPSVQDTMTRYLRSVRPLLDDTNYNRMERLAKEFQLGISTKLQRYLFLKSWWSTNYVSDWWEEYVYLRGRGALMVNSNFYGIDAIFMHPTKVQSARAASVVNLLLQFRRTVERQELEPILVQGLVPLCSWQYERIFNTVRAPGVESDKIIHYQDSNHIVVLYRGCYYKVIIYHNGRILRPCELQIQIEFILQQGAEKPQPGEELLASLTAGDRTKWAQIRQTVFAKGVNRTSLHTVESAAFVLSLDEKPFEFDLAHPEKLDQFGRYLLHGNGHDRWFDKSFTVCVGSNGRIGFNAEHTWADAAVMSHIWEMLIMGETEQRADAPVMAHVWENIVAEEATNKRYDENGNTAGIPEFEPPTPKRLAWDLNDRVALDAIDEAHIASQKLLNDVDLRILVHDAYGKGLMKTCRLSPDAFIQMALQLAYYRDAGKFSLTYEASMTRLFREGRTETVRPCTIESAAWVKAMLDKDVAVEERVRLLNAACERHQLGYQDAMCGKGIDRHLFCLYVVSKYLEIDSPFLQEVLSEPWRLSTSQTPHGQTSKMDLKKHPNCISAGGGFGPVADDGYGVSYIVAGEDLIFFHISSKKSCGTTSSERFAQEICRALADMKHLFEEYRSLQKKTASSGNKSVKAEAK